The Methanobacterium formicicum genome includes a region encoding these proteins:
- a CDS encoding COMM domain-containing protein, which produces MVKELGPNVDIDDFKRGVNFLSDALANKKAKFYFEPAKTGIIFKKPPTKKSVRNYGIDDSKIQDIIDEIIEIVSIILAGEKDEVILNIQDNNEMLQTFNNRCDLIEKEIINWNLIKRYHLQKNYKTSLLDKFDWDIIIKKTEFNGKKLTFPTAMLRIRTRKPFSDNPPVMKTETFTLETGMEEIDQLINELEQIKKSLSKEEI; this is translated from the coding sequence ATGGTTAAAGAATTAGGGCCAAATGTAGATATTGATGATTTTAAAAGGGGTGTTAACTTTCTCAGTGATGCTCTTGCTAATAAAAAAGCTAAATTCTACTTTGAACCCGCTAAAACTGGTATAATCTTTAAAAAACCTCCTACTAAAAAATCTGTACGTAATTATGGCATAGACGATTCAAAAATACAAGATATAATTGATGAAATTATTGAGATTGTATCTATCATTTTAGCTGGAGAAAAAGATGAAGTTATTTTGAATATTCAAGACAACAACGAAATGCTTCAAACTTTTAATAATAGATGTGATCTGATTGAGAAAGAAATAATCAACTGGAATCTAATTAAAAGATATCATCTTCAAAAAAATTATAAAACTTCTTTATTGGATAAATTTGATTGGGATATTATTATCAAAAAAACTGAGTTCAATGGTAAAAAACTCACATTTCCAACTGCAATGTTAAGGATACGTACCAGAAAACCGTTTTCAGATAATCCACCAGTCATGAAAACAGAAACATTTACTTTAGAAACTGGAATGGAAGAAATCGACCAATTAATTAATGAGCTTGAGCAAATTAAAAAATCTTTATCTAAAGAAGAAATTTAG